A stretch of Triticum aestivum cultivar Chinese Spring chromosome 1D, IWGSC CS RefSeq v2.1, whole genome shotgun sequence DNA encodes these proteins:
- the LOC123181697 gene encoding D-3-phosphoglycerate dehydrogenase 3, chloroplastic: MSASRALLSSPHGGASRTFTRAPTRLAAASIPFARCGALRARTAILSSPAATVPVTSSEPKRRISRSVSDSAPLAKPAVLVAEKLGEAGLDVLRQFADVECAYGMSPAELLAKVAQFDALIVRSGTKVTREVLEAGRGRLRVVGRAGVGIDNVDLQAATEAGCLVVNAPTANTVAAAEHGIALLACMARNVSQADAALKAGKWQRAKYVGVSLVGKTLAIMGFGKVGSEVARRAKGLGMHVIAHDPYAPADKARAIGAELVSFEEAIAKADFISLHMPLTPATSKVFNDESFGKMKTGVRIINVARGGVIDEDALVRALDSGKVAQAALDVFTVEPPAKDSKLVLHENVTVTPHLGASTVEAQEGVAIEIAEAVGGALRGELAATAVNAPMVPAEVLSELAPYVSLAEKLGRLAVQLVAGESGIKGVKVVYTSARDPDDLDTRLLRAMVTKGIVEPVSSTFVNLVNADYTAKQRGLRIAEERVSHDNAAAEAPLESIQVRLSHVQSKFAGAISDGGDIVVVGRVKYGVPHLTVVGPYEVDVSLEGNLILCRQIDQPGMIGKVGNILGQRNVNVSFMSVGRTSRGKQAIMAIGVDEEPDKKTLEKIGAIPAVEEFVFLEL; the protein is encoded by the exons ATGTCCGCCTCACGCGCCCTCCTCTCGAGCCCGCACGGCGGTGCGAGCCGGACCTTCACGAGAGCGCCGACCCGCCTCGCCGCGGCCTCGATCCCGTTCGCGCGCTGCGGCGCTCTCCGCGCCCGGACCGCGATCCTGTCGTCGCCGGCGGccactgtgccggtgacctctTCGGAGCCGAAGCGCCGGATCTCGCGCTCCGTGTCGGACTCGGCGCCGCTGGCGAAGCCTGCGGTCCTGGTGGCGGAGAAGCTGGGCGAGGCCGGGCTGGACGTGCTGCGTCAGTTCGCCGACGTGGAGTGCGCGTACGGCATGTCCCCCGCCGAGCTCCTGGCCAAGGTGGCGCAGTTCGACGCGCTCATCGTGCGGAGCGGCACCAAGGTGACGAGGGAGGTGCTggaggcggggcgcgggcggcTGCGGGTGGTCGGCCGGGCCGGCGTCGGGATAGACAACGTCGACCTGCAGGCGGCGACGGAGGCGGGGTGCCTTGTCGTGAACGCCCCCACCGCCAACACCGTCGCCGCGGCGGAGCACGGCATCGCGCTGCTCGCCTGCATGGCCCGCAACGTCTCGCAGGCGGACGCCGCGCTCAAGGCCG GCAAATGGCAAAGAGCCAAGTATGTTGGAGTTTCCCTAGTTGGAAAGACTCTTGCCATCATGGGCTTTGGAAAGGTTGGCTCGGAGGTAGCAAGGCGAGCGAAAGGGCTAGGGATGCATGTGATTGCTCATGACCCCTATGCTCCGGCCGACAAGGCCCGTGCCATTGGAGCAGAGCTGGTGTCCTTCGAGGAGGCCATCGCCAAGGCTGACTTCATCTCCCTCCATATGCCGCTCACCCCGGCGACATCCAAGGTCTTCAACGACGAATCCTTCGGGAAGATGAAGACCGGCGTGCGGATCATCAATGTGGCCAGGGGCGGCGTGATCGATGAAGATGCTCTGGTCAGGGCGCTGGACTCCGGCAAAGTTGCTCAG GCAGCTCTTGATGTCTTCACAGTGGAGCCCCCGGCGAAGGACAGCAAGCTGGTTCTTCATGAGAATGTCACTGTCACGCCCCATCTTGGAGCAAGCACAGTGGAGGCGCAG GAAGGCGTCGCCATCGAAATTGCTGAAGCCGTGGGCGGCGCACTGAGAGGTGAGCTCGCAGCGACCGCTGTGAATGCTCCCATGGTCCCAGCAGAG GTCTTGTCAGAGCTAGCTCCGTACGTTTCCCTGGCGGAGAAGCTGGGGAGGCTGGCAGTGCAGCTCGTCGCCGGAGAGAgcggcatcaagggcgtcaaggtGGTGTACACCTCAGCCAGGGATCCCGACGACCTCGACACGAGGCTCCTCCGGGCGATGGTCACCAAGGGCATCGTGGAGCCCGTGTCCAGCACCTTCGTCAACCTCGTGAACGCGGACTACACGGCgaagcagcgcggcctgcgcatcGCCGAGGAGCGGGTCTCCCACGACAACGCCGCCGCCGAGGCGCCGCTGGAGTCCATCCAGGTACGCCTCTCGCACGTGCAGTCCAAGTTCGCCGGGGCGATCAGCGACGGCGGGGACATCGTCGTCGTGGGCAGGGTCAAGTACGGCGTGCCTCACCTGACCGTCGTCGGGCCCTACGAGGTCGACGTCAGCCTGGAGGGGAACCTGATCCTGTGCCGGCAGATCGACCAGCCCGGGATGATCGGCAAGGTCGGGAACATCCTCGGGCAGAGGAATGTGAACGTCAGCTTCATGAGCGTCGGCCGCACCTCCCGTGGCAAGCAGGCGATCATGGCCATCGGCGTGGACGAGGAGCCGGACAAGAAGACGCTCGAGAAGATTGGGGCGATCCCGGCCGTCGAGGAGTTTGTGTTCCTCGAGCTATGA